A region from the Sutcliffiella horikoshii genome encodes:
- the proC gene encoding pyrroline-5-carboxylate reductase, with product MLKEKVIGFIGAGSMAEAMISGIVASEIIPANNVVVSNRSNINRLMELENKYGVRGVMKQDLNMNELDIIVLAMKPKDIEIALASLKDQLNSSQLLLSVLAGVSTSYMEEGLNPGQPVIRVMPNTSSMIGESATAISAGKHVAMDHIVDTKVILETIGKVYTIEEEQMDVFTGVAGSGPAYFYYLMEHMEKTAKDAGLDEEVTRDVVAQTILGAAKMMQTNNEEPASLRKKVTSPNGTTAAGLEALSENGGGKAISAAIKGAAERSKEISAEKEKELVLQ from the coding sequence ATGCTGAAAGAAAAAGTGATTGGATTTATTGGAGCAGGATCAATGGCAGAAGCGATGATTTCAGGAATTGTAGCAAGTGAAATTATCCCTGCTAATAATGTAGTAGTAAGTAACAGATCAAACATCAACAGATTAATGGAACTTGAGAATAAATACGGTGTTCGTGGCGTTATGAAGCAGGACTTAAATATGAATGAACTAGACATTATCGTACTTGCCATGAAGCCGAAAGATATAGAAATTGCATTAGCTTCATTAAAAGATCAATTAAACTCTTCACAATTATTGCTTTCCGTATTAGCAGGCGTATCCACTAGCTATATGGAAGAGGGGTTAAACCCAGGGCAACCCGTTATTCGCGTGATGCCTAACACATCAAGCATGATTGGCGAATCGGCAACAGCAATTTCAGCCGGGAAGCATGTTGCGATGGATCATATAGTAGACACAAAAGTCATTTTGGAAACAATCGGAAAAGTATACACCATTGAAGAAGAACAAATGGACGTTTTCACAGGAGTAGCCGGTAGTGGTCCAGCATATTTCTATTATTTAATGGAACATATGGAGAAAACAGCGAAAGATGCCGGGTTAGATGAAGAGGTAACACGCGATGTGGTTGCACAGACAATTCTTGGAGCAGCAAAAATGATGCAAACCAATAATGAAGAACCTGCTTCGCTTCGTAAAAAAGTTACTTCTCCTAATGGGACCACGGCAGCAGGATTAGAGGCGTTAAGTGAAAATGGTGGCGGTAAAGCGATCTCAGCAGCCATAAAAGGTGCAGCTGAACGTTCCAAAGAGATCAGTGCAGAAAAAGAAAAAGAATTGGTATTGCAGTAA
- the proB gene encoding glutamate 5-kinase, producing MTPDNKTKRVVIKIGSSSLTSSHGEISRRKLERLVDEVAQLKDQGYEVLLVSSGAVAAGYRKLGCLNRPTSLPEKQAAASIGQGLLMEAYSELLLSNGYVASQILITREDFSDENRYNNARNTANVLLERGIVPIVNENDTVTVNRLKFGDNDTLSAKVAGLVDADMLLILSDIDGLYNADPRKDPDATLLRKVEEITPEIEAAAGDPGSSVGTGGMKSKIDAVKIAMASGIPAFLGKAGVPNILLQAVEKEATGTYFESKDSAVNLNHKKQWIAFNSGPEGEVVLAEGADISMLGKKRLLPSSICKVKGYFQEGSVVRILDFEGNRIGLGVVNYSSEQLREYDQTQDKYAEEVVKNDDLVCHLEASIPVGI from the coding sequence ATGACCCCCGATAATAAGACAAAACGGGTAGTAATAAAAATTGGAAGCAGCTCATTGACAAGTTCACACGGTGAAATAAGCAGAAGAAAACTAGAAAGGCTTGTTGATGAAGTTGCTCAACTGAAGGATCAGGGCTATGAAGTCTTATTGGTATCTTCAGGTGCAGTAGCAGCCGGATACAGAAAGCTAGGCTGTCTAAATAGACCAACAAGTTTACCGGAAAAGCAAGCAGCAGCGTCCATTGGGCAAGGCTTGTTGATGGAGGCATACAGCGAACTGCTTTTATCTAACGGTTACGTTGCCTCTCAAATCCTTATTACAAGAGAAGATTTTTCGGATGAAAATCGCTACAATAACGCGCGTAACACCGCGAATGTTCTCTTAGAGCGTGGTATTGTACCGATCGTCAATGAAAATGACACCGTCACGGTAAACCGTCTAAAATTTGGGGATAACGACACACTTTCCGCTAAAGTGGCAGGACTTGTAGATGCAGATATGCTGTTAATTTTATCTGATATCGATGGTTTGTATAATGCGGATCCGCGCAAAGATCCGGATGCCACTCTTTTACGAAAAGTGGAAGAAATCACACCTGAAATTGAAGCGGCAGCTGGAGATCCAGGAAGCTCTGTCGGTACTGGCGGAATGAAGTCGAAAATTGATGCTGTGAAGATTGCTATGGCATCTGGAATCCCTGCGTTTTTAGGAAAAGCAGGAGTACCAAACATTTTACTTCAAGCAGTGGAAAAAGAAGCAACTGGCACGTATTTTGAATCGAAGGATTCTGCAGTAAACTTAAACCACAAAAAGCAATGGATTGCGTTCAACTCAGGTCCAGAGGGCGAAGTAGTACTTGCAGAAGGTGCCGACATTTCCATGCTGGGCAAAAAGAGATTATTGCCGTCAAGCATCTGTAAAGTGAAAGGATACTTCCAAGAAGGTTCCGTCGTAAGAATTCTGGACTTTGAAGGAAACAGAATTGGTCTTGGAGTCGTAAACTACTCCTCTGAACAACTAAGAGAGTATGATCAAACTCAAGACAAATACGCAGAAGAAGTCGTAAAAAATGACGACTTAGTATGTCACTTAGAAGCATCCATTCCGGTTGGAATCTAA
- a CDS encoding glutamate-5-semialdehyde dehydrogenase, giving the protein MSLLVETNVETQVKEAKKAAKVVGLLTTEEKNSILKHIANTLESNVSHILEANNKDLDQGREKGYTEAYMDRLALSEDRIADFANGLREVAELEDPVGDILSDWTLENGLQVEKVRVPLGVIGMIYEARPNVTVDATGLALKSGNAIVLKGGSSAINSNQAIVDVIHKALKTTSIPEQAVQFIASTDRKATQELFTMKEHIDVLIPRGGASLINAVVENATVPVLETGVGNCHLYIDKDADIEKALSIVVNAKTDRPAVCNAAETLIVHEAWFHANKEALINMFKENGITVHGDDTVVETIPGAVKAGHEDWTNEYLSLDIAVKVVADMDEAIDHIDEFGTKHSEAIITENKETASKFVKLVDAAAVYHNASTRFTDGGALGFGAEIGISTQKLHARGPMGLPALTTVKFQMTGNGQIR; this is encoded by the coding sequence ATGTCTTTATTAGTAGAGACAAATGTTGAAACCCAAGTAAAAGAAGCAAAGAAAGCGGCAAAGGTTGTCGGCCTATTAACAACAGAAGAAAAGAACAGTATTCTTAAGCATATCGCTAACACCCTTGAAAGCAATGTGTCCCATATCCTTGAAGCCAACAATAAAGATTTGGACCAAGGACGCGAAAAAGGCTATACAGAAGCATATATGGACCGATTGGCACTATCTGAAGACCGCATTGCAGATTTTGCAAATGGCCTAAGAGAAGTTGCTGAATTAGAAGATCCTGTTGGGGACATCCTTTCAGATTGGACATTGGAAAACGGCCTTCAAGTAGAAAAAGTCCGCGTTCCACTTGGAGTTATCGGTATGATCTACGAAGCACGTCCAAACGTGACAGTTGATGCGACTGGACTAGCGTTGAAATCTGGCAATGCGATTGTATTAAAAGGCGGTTCTTCTGCCATCAACTCCAACCAGGCGATTGTAGATGTTATTCATAAAGCGTTAAAGACAACATCTATTCCAGAACAAGCTGTGCAATTTATTGCAAGTACGGACCGCAAGGCAACACAAGAGCTTTTCACGATGAAGGAGCATATCGATGTCTTGATTCCACGTGGAGGAGCATCTTTAATTAATGCAGTCGTAGAAAATGCGACAGTACCTGTCCTTGAGACTGGTGTTGGGAATTGCCACCTTTATATTGACAAAGATGCAGATATCGAGAAAGCATTATCCATTGTCGTCAATGCCAAAACGGACCGTCCAGCGGTTTGTAACGCAGCAGAAACATTGATTGTTCATGAGGCTTGGTTCCACGCTAATAAAGAAGCTTTAATTAACATGTTCAAGGAAAACGGTATTACAGTGCATGGAGATGACACAGTTGTTGAAACGATTCCAGGAGCTGTAAAAGCAGGCCATGAAGATTGGACGAATGAGTATTTAAGCTTGGATATCGCGGTGAAAGTGGTTGCTGACATGGATGAGGCAATCGACCATATAGACGAGTTTGGCACAAAACATTCCGAAGCAATCATTACGGAAAACAAAGAAACTGCCAGCAAGTTCGTGAAACTTGTAGATGCGGCAGCCGTATATCATAATGCATCGACACGTTTCACTGATGGTGGCGCTTTAGGATTCGGTGCAGAAATCGGAATCTCCACTCAAAAACTTCATGCTCGTGGTCCTATGGGATTACCTGCATTAACAACAGTTAAATTCCAGATGACTGGTAATGGTCAAATTAGATAA
- a CDS encoding M14 family metallopeptidase, whose translation MKNTFLRYEDDLIENWNTVRSDSFKVDDDATIDLWWADANQEKTNLIVITSGVHGVEGYVGSAMLDIFLEQFSPKLNIENTGLIIVHSVNPVGMKEMRRYNENNVDLNRNFIYDWDSFDKDMNPDYEDLKGFLQPEKEIGNITWRDLGFYGEIVKTVLTDGSTKIEKALLSGQYMQPKGVYYGGQEDEPSTKFTKGLFEEILLTEYANILHVDLHTGYGPRYQMSIFSSAKETMTQEEAQRAFDYPLVFTPDSDEFYVTNGDVPEYFAMLKDEIAPSKSLYSTTFEFGTMGDGLWASIDSVKRTVMENQLIQYGSDNDTTKKILDSRYREMFYPSERKWRDKAKEDFIQAMEGVMKFNKIID comes from the coding sequence ATCAAAAACACGTTTTTAAGGTACGAGGATGACTTAATAGAAAACTGGAATACAGTAAGAAGTGATTCATTTAAAGTAGATGATGATGCAACCATCGATCTTTGGTGGGCAGATGCAAATCAAGAAAAGACCAACTTAATTGTCATTACCTCTGGGGTACATGGAGTCGAGGGATACGTTGGGTCGGCAATGCTCGATATTTTCCTGGAACAGTTTTCACCTAAATTAAATATAGAAAACACTGGTCTTATCATCGTACACTCAGTAAACCCTGTGGGAATGAAGGAAATGCGAAGGTACAATGAAAACAATGTCGATCTAAACCGCAATTTCATCTATGATTGGGACTCTTTTGATAAGGATATGAACCCAGACTATGAGGACTTAAAAGGATTTCTCCAACCTGAAAAGGAAATCGGCAACATAACCTGGAGGGATCTTGGGTTCTACGGGGAAATTGTAAAGACGGTTCTAACGGATGGAAGTACTAAAATAGAGAAAGCTTTATTAAGCGGTCAATATATGCAGCCAAAAGGTGTATACTACGGTGGCCAAGAAGATGAGCCCTCTACTAAATTCACAAAGGGCTTGTTTGAGGAAATCTTGTTAACTGAATACGCAAATATACTTCACGTCGATCTGCATACAGGTTATGGTCCGCGGTATCAGATGAGTATATTCAGTTCAGCTAAAGAAACAATGACCCAAGAAGAAGCACAAAGGGCATTTGATTATCCGCTTGTTTTTACTCCTGACTCAGATGAATTCTATGTAACCAATGGCGACGTACCGGAGTATTTTGCAATGCTTAAAGACGAAATAGCTCCTTCCAAAAGTCTATATTCCACTACTTTTGAATTCGGAACAATGGGTGATGGATTGTGGGCTTCCATTGATTCGGTCAAAAGAACGGTAATGGAGAACCAACTGATACAGTATGGCAGTGATAATGACACGACAAAGAAAATTTTAGATTCCCGTTATCGAGAGATGTTTTACCCCTCTGAGCGGAAATGGCGAGATAAGGCAAAAGAAGATTTCATACAGGCGATGGAGGGCGTCATGAAATTTAATAAAATCATCGATTAG
- a CDS encoding AAA family ATPase produces the protein MKLEKETQYIRGITLKRETIPTFDQFPFNLPVIKNLNTLHLHPNVTYIIGENGMGKSTLLEGIAIALGFNPEGGTLNFNFTSYDSHSELDNHLRVIKGAERPEDSFFFRAETFYNVATNIEEMDREQGGGRRIIDSFGGKSLHQQSHGESFFAAFVERFQGKGLYILDEPEAALSPLRQMSMLARINELVQDGSQFIISTHSPIVMAYPDAKILELTEEGMFETSLEETPHHSIMKQFFDDRERMLYHLFQPE, from the coding sequence TTGAAATTAGAGAAAGAAACCCAATACATAAGAGGAATCACATTAAAAAGAGAAACCATTCCCACATTCGATCAATTTCCTTTCAACCTACCCGTAATAAAAAACTTAAATACACTCCACCTGCATCCTAATGTCACCTACATCATTGGGGAAAATGGGATGGGTAAATCCACGTTACTTGAGGGGATAGCTATTGCGTTAGGCTTTAATCCTGAGGGTGGAACGCTGAATTTCAACTTTACAAGCTACGACTCCCACTCTGAATTAGACAACCATTTACGCGTTATAAAAGGTGCAGAGAGACCAGAGGATAGCTTTTTCTTTAGAGCAGAGACCTTCTATAATGTTGCAACCAATATTGAGGAAATGGATAGGGAACAAGGCGGCGGAAGAAGGATCATTGATTCTTTTGGAGGGAAATCTCTACATCAACAATCCCATGGAGAGTCCTTTTTCGCAGCTTTTGTGGAAAGGTTTCAAGGGAAAGGGTTATATATTTTGGATGAGCCGGAAGCTGCTTTATCTCCGCTTAGGCAAATGTCCATGCTTGCCAGAATTAATGAGCTGGTGCAAGATGGATCGCAGTTCATCATTTCTACCCACTCACCCATCGTCATGGCTTACCCTGACGCAAAAATTCTGGAGCTTACGGAAGAAGGAATGTTTGAAACATCCCTCGAAGAGACACCACACCATAGTATTATGAAGCAGTTTTTTGATGATAGGGAAAGAATGCTGTATCACCTGTTTCAGCCTGAATGA